The Musa acuminata AAA Group cultivar baxijiao chromosome BXJ2-2, Cavendish_Baxijiao_AAA, whole genome shotgun sequence genome contains the following window.
GTGTCACAGTAAGATTACTCTGGAATGATTTGACCGATCATTGTTCTTGTCACCAAAATTTGGTATTGATAAGAATCACCAAACTTTGTTCTCGTCACCAAACGACTTTTTTTACTATGACTAATTTTTAAACATAGACTTGATAATAATATGATAAATTACACCTTAGATATTGATATGATATGATAGAGTGCCAAATTCGATGTAGGTTCAAAACCCCTTCAAATAAGATACTAACGAATCTAGCATGTAAAAATTGTATTAAATCAACACATAGTTCTAGGGTTAAAACCAACCTTTCCCCAACACGGAAGTTATATGTTCTGAAAAAATAGCTAGAGAGAAGATTTAAGATGAGGGTATGCTCAAACCATGATTTAAGAAGGCAAATGTTTTATCAAATCTCAAATAAGGTAGGACCAACCAAATTGAATGCCATCTTCACGATCGACTGTAGGACGGTATTCTGGGATAATTTCCAGAGTTTAATGTTCCACAAAAAATTAAGCAATTAGCATTAATAGTCAAGACATCTAAATGAGAATTGCAGATGATTACTTGCTAAGAGACCACATCAAAAAGCAAAAACTCCACTTACATCCCAAAATTTTAGTAGAACTAAACCTGGAAAGACAAATTGATCTTAGAGAGAAAAACTTTAAAGACTCGCCCACCCTAATCAAACAAGCTAAAGCCCATATCGTCATCAGATTCCTCAGCAggctcctctttcttctcttctgcaGGTTCCGCTGTGGGTGCCGCTGCAGCTTCTGCAGCAACAACAGGAGCAGCAACAGCAAACTTGCTTGGATCCTGCACCAATTATAACATATAGAATTATGACGAAAAAAAATAGATCTAAGATCCATAGCTAGACTTGTGCAATCTACCTTTAGGTATTCCTTAACTTTCTCCGCCTGTGGGAAGGTGTACTCGGTTGCAATTGCAACAGCAAGCACATTCTTGTATGCATTGATGAACATGTGGGGTGCTGCTGCAAGTGTTGGGTAAGAAACAGCCAAAGACAATGAGGTAACCATGGAGATACCAGCTGCAAACTTTTCGATCAGGTCATCCTCCGAGAGATCCAGCACCTCAGGACTGAAGACGGATCCATTATCATAAACAGATAGAATGACAAGGCCATATGAAAAAGGTCTTATCCCAAGCTTTGCAAGTAGAGCAGCCTCAGATGAGCCCACTTTTTCTCCCTTCTTAATCAGCTCAACAGGGGTAATGATTTCCACAGTACCCTTGTTAATCTTGGTTGGAATATTAAGCACCTGTAATAAAGCAAAAGGAACTTTAAGATGAAACCACAAACAATTTTttgcatgataaacatgagaGATATCTTGTTAACCTGAAAAAAAGATGTCTGTGAAGGGTCCAATCCAGTGTTTCCAGGGGGGACAACAACATCAATAGGAGCAACAAGCCCAACACGAGCAGGAGCTCCAACCTGAAATATAAGAACAGAGAAGAAATAGAATGCTAGTTCAAATTTTATCAACTAAAGAAAGACTACAACTCCACCAGCCATCCAACATTAACAGCAGCAGATCAATACTAAAAATGTAAGCAGAAATGGAACATAGGGAAAGTGGGAGAATTCTTGATCACAAATTTTAGACCCACATGTTTTTTATGAAATTATAATTCATCTCATCTATTCCATTAATTAACATATAATACAAGAAAGATCTTTCCTAGCAAAGGTTCTATATACTGAAAAAACAAAAGATACTAGCACACGAAAACACAAGGATCTATTAAGTCAGGAGTCAGGATGCATGCCCCAAGTGTCCGATGCGACTAGGGACATGATACAGAGCAACAAAGGAGAAATGTTGTTGATATATTTTACAAGGACAATGCTAGTAGCTGATAGAAAATTATAAAACAGGGTGAAGAAAAGTTTTCATAACAGAAGAGCACTTGATACTTGTCATCAGCAAGAAGCTCAGGACATGTATCCAAAGCAGTCGCTGCATAAATTCAAATATGCAGATATATATGATGTATCATGCATCCAGCATGATCTGAAGAGTTGATACATTACCACAAGTAATGTAGCTAATGAATCTCTATGATGTCTCTCGTGTTGTCTTCTTAGATGGAAAGTTGAacaaaagaaagtattcaagcaATCACAAATCTTAATTGAAACCAAATGAGATTCAAGATAATTATTATATTGATGTCTCCCAGTACTACACACTAGGCAAAAGTGTTTTCTTCTAATCCAATCACAAATGAGATTCAAGACTAGCCTACAAATGTCTTAAATATTGTGCATCCATGTGGCCAAAAGGTATCCACAACTTTCTTATGATAGTATAAATTTAGAATGACTACTCAATACTGTCAAAGGAAGAACTATGGGCAAGACCAGAGATCTCATTTCTGTTCTGCACAATTCCAATATACGCAACATGCAGAAAAGTAAAGATATTTCTGATACCTCTCATTGTATTGGATATGTACATGtaaataatttaagaaaataacCTAACTAATAACTTCGATGATGAAATCTTAAGGCCATAAACAAATGACAAACTAAAAGGCAAATTCAAAAGTAAAAAGAAGGGGTTCTTGAAAGCGTGCATACCTTATACTTGGCAACCTCCTCACTAACTTCCTTAAGATCGCCTTTTGTAAAAATCAGACCTACATTTCCCTGAAACAAAAAGAACGAAGTTGCAATTGTCAAAGCAAACAACTACAGATGGTTAAGAGAAAGAGATCTCGATCATAAAGCCGCGATATTTCCCGGAAAGACAGAAGGATCAACAGATACACGAGGGAGGAACTTACGACGAGGAGAGGGAGGAGGTTGAGGTAGTTCTTGTTCCCGGTCTTCTCAGCATGGATCCTGATGCAGCGGCGGATGAGGGTGTTCTTGCCCATGAGGACGATGGAGTCGCCGCGGAGGCCCTTGCGGATGTTCTGAAGCTGGTTGGAGCCGACGTTGTCTGCGACCGCGATGAGCACCTTGCTGTACTCGTCCAGCAGAGAACATAGCTTCTTATCGTACACCACCTTCTTCTCCGCCTTTGACAGCTTCACCGTCATCTTGCCTTGCTTGTTCGATAGGATCGGAAGcaaacaacaagaagaagaagatacaaaaagTGTCCTTTACAGGGCCAGGCCGAGGCTAAAGCTTCGTCAAGGCGGACGGGGCCGGGCAAACCCTGTCTCTTTAACCCTTTGCGATCGAAGAGAACGAGAAGGACGGAGATGGAGACACTGAACAGATGACGGCCACGAAACCCTAATCGCCTGTTCCCCTTCATTTTATAGAGACGGGAAGTGATCGACATGAGATAAGATGCAAACGGACGGTCGAGATCGAAACATATTGAGTCGGGGCGTTTTTAGATCGGGCCTTCACCATGTGGGCTCCTCTGCGTCGCTCCGTCGCACATTCAGTTGCGACCGTCTGTACGAAACAGTTTTTCGACCTGTTAACTGCAGCTCGTTTGTTTACCAGTCTTTTCGATGGCGAATTCTGCTACAACGAATGTGGGTCCCACACTTTCGTAGTTCAGGTGAAATTTCTGGTAAGTCCAAAAAAATATTCGTGCGTCGAGCGTTGGCTGAACACCACTGTGATCTTCGATCGTCTCTGTTCGTCGCCACTGTGATAAGTGACGCCTTTGACATGTTCGAAGGAATGCGTCAAAAGAATATGAGTAGAGTACCAGAATACCACCATGCCGCTGGTGCACTCCGTCGGACTCATCGGCATCCTCTTCTTCTTGATCCAGGTAATTAGATTGCTTGCTCTGTTCACGAGGTGCAATCTTTTCTGATGCTCTTCGATTTCTATCACCTTTAATCATAAACATAACAAGGTTGTCATGACCGGTTGATTGTAGATGGAGAAAGGATACAACTGCAGGCTACAAAGGCATGCTCTCAACACACGGATTCCTGGGCCAGTAATCTTGGTCGTTAGCTCCATCCACAATGTGTCAGATCTACGAGAGAGCAGATCACCCAATCGTAGTCAGAAGACAATTTGTTATCGGGGttggtaaatttttttttaattccttgaGCTAGTATCCTTGGAAGACAAGAAACTCGAGTATCGCAAGAAACTTTAATGAGGATTTGATTGTTCTAGAAATATCTTGGTGAGATGAATGCACAGAGGAAAAATACGAAAAATTCTTTAGGATTTGTGTGAGGGGTATACTAAGAGGCTTAAGCCTAAGCTTCGATTAATATAAGAGAAAGAATCATTCCTTATCTCTTATTGACCTCGTCAAGAAGaatttgatttttcttgataataaGTGCCGAATCActtaaatcttgtattttgattgtTGATTCTctgtgtctttcttttggtatcgATCTCTTCGCTTCACGGAGAAAGCTTTTGATATATCATAAACCAAAATTTCCATCTATCCAGTCCACAACCTTTGAATCATGTGGACAATGATTTGTTTTGGCAGTGTTTGGTGGTGATGCTCTCATTCTAGCTTGTGATGGGAAGTAATTATGGAGCCTATGATTGTTACCTTCCAAATGCTCTGAATCTTTCTTCCTCTATCTGTTGACTTGATATTGCAGTAAAATGTGTTTTGGTTTACTCCATTTGCAAGACCCGCATGATTGACAACCATGGGCAGCATAATTATCTTAATTTATCTCCAATGATTTAAGGATTTGCTTTGTCACAACTAATCTTTTTCACAGTTAGTTGCATTGCATGGATTGCATAAGCTAATCATGTTTTAAAATGTGTGATTAGATTGATTCATCACATGCATCTTTCAAAAAAAGACAAGTTCTATTATATCCTAATATAGACCTAGTCCCACTTCATTGAGCCAAAGCTCCAATGATAAAGAACTGGTTGAACTTCAATTTTCTGGTGATCAACTTCATTATacttccttttttttatattcaATCGATGAATTCTGCTTCATATTGATAGGAAGATAAAAAATGTAATGCTGTATGaatgcttggctgccacaagctaaTTATTCCTATAAGAACTTTTCCGACACCTGTAGCTTCAAATTACAATGTCTAAAAGATTGATGGGCCACACTTTCATGGAAAACTTCATTATACTTTTTGTTAGTGTGATGTGGATTCAGGAAGTTGTTTAAGGTGGTGATTAGTTTAGGAACTGCAAGTTCTCTTTATTTGTGTTCTTGTTGAAGAGGTAAAGCAGTAAAATTTGAGGTACTGATTGGTCAAGATGTTAGCTTTAGATTGTAAGCACAGCATCAATTTGCCAAATCTTTCTTTGTGGACAAGATCTATGTTAGCACATTGAGGAACCTGTGTTACATGTCCTCTGCTGAAAATTTTAGGACTGTCTTCTTAGGGTGTGCCATCAAGTCAAAATCTATGGATAAGTAGCACTCTAAGTTGCAAATTATTATCTATGAAACTTGATGAAAAAATAGGTTGGTAATTGGCTTAAAATATATAGTAAGGCAGCACTGGCTGATCTTGACATTTTTATTAATctcctttaaaaaaataaatgcatgaCATATTCTGATATAATGAATATTTTTATCCTAATTAGTCAAATCCCAGCAGAATAGGCTAGTTCATTTATGGCCTTAATGTCAAATGCCAATAGAAAACATTCACTTAATCAAATCTGATAGGATAATTTTTTCCCTAGCCATATACAATCAGGATTATAAAAATGAACCCTTCTCATGTATGATACTCACCCTATATTCATTTTTTCCTATATCGATTTAATTCTAACTTGAGTATCATAGGAGTCTTACCTGGTATTAATTCTGATACTAGTTTTGCAAGACCTCGACATCTTAGATTTTACCACTTCTGTGCCTCAAGTCGAGCCACATCTGGCAAAGTCATATAAGTAATTCATCTTGGTTAAAGTTTCCTTAGAGCTTGGCAAATAATTGTGACATATTTTACTTGGAAAGTGGATCAGATGAATCAGATCAGGTTATGTGGTTGATGACTAAAATTAGTACTGTCATATTATATGGGGATAGGTTGAGGATTAGATTGAGTTTGTCCCCCCAACTTTTGTGATATAGATGCCATACTGTTGATCATTTGTCCCATGCAGCCACCCTCTCCGTTTTTAAACCATTTACAGTTCTTTTTAGAAAACAATAAACTGATTGCAATCATCAACTATATGTCTATCACTTGCATGTGAAGAAAAAACAATTTATTGGCTGATACCATAACCTCAGTAGATCTGTTAGCAGAAgattatataagaaaaaaaaaggaaaaggaaaggaaaGTGAAGGATAAAGAGAAACTAGAATAAGTTCACTGTAAAGAGAGTCCAAAGACTTCAACATGAAATCCTTGTCAAGAACCTGAAGAAATCATTACTGAGCTATACATCAttggaaatctctctctctctctctctctctctctctctctctctctctctctaagaaaTATGGGAATATAACTAGCCATTAGGATGTATAAGGGATGGAAGTACAAGGAAAATAATGTTGAGAAACTTCTGAACATTGAACCAAAAAATGGAAAGGTGGTGGTTTCTGCTTGAAGACAAGCTTGTTGTGAATTAGAGTTGCAACCTATTTTGGTTCTTCTAACTTCCTCTTTGTCTATATGAAGATTTCTTTACTTTCCTATGACAGGGGTCTTTAGAATTTGTTAATACAGAAATTTCATTACAAAAAATGGATCAAATTGTATCATTTCGATGCAACTTCttgattaccttttttttttctctcttttttttgtaGTGAGGGAGATCAAGTGACTGTAACATTGTCCATTACATCTTTACAGCAATTGAGAAGCTTGAAGGAAAATTTGATTTCTTAGGGATGGGTAAAAGCCTACTTAAATTAGATTAGGTTATATCCTTCATTgaatttgaaatggatttgaataGAAAAATAAGTCCACAAGTATATGTTACATACTAATTAGGCTTGACACCTGAAACTGAACCCAAGTATACAATACAAGAGAATAGAGAGAAGAGCATTGTATAAATATTACTTAAACACCGGAAGAAAATATAAATGAGTGTATCCATGGTTCGTCATAACTATTTAAATTTGGGTTACCATTAAACCCAAAAGCTTAAACTGGTAGGAAATAACCCGATGTATATATAATACTTTAATGTCCTCTCTCATGTGTCAAGTGCAAGCATAATTGATCCTAATTATATGGTGCAAACCTTGCACCGGCAACATGAAGCTGTTAAGCTAACACCCTACAGGAGTGCCAACAAAAGAGCATCCCTGGTGGGTTGCCTCAGTAAAGAAAATGTAGTATATTAGCAAGTATTATACAAGTGAAAGGGCAATGTGTTTGGTTGGCAAGAGAATCCAGGGCAGTTGAGGAAGATGGCCTGTTTCATTCAAGCTTGTGACACATTTCCTCTTCCTGCTTCATGTTGAGTATAAATAGACCATGCAGAGAGAAGCCAGCATCTCATGTGTTGGGTGACCACAAGAAGGCAGAAGGCAAGCAGAGGAGCAGGTGGCCATGGCAGATCACAAAACTCAGCTTTACTTTGTCTTCATGAACTTTGATCCAGTCTACGAGCGCCTTCGTGCTGATCGGTCCGTatcttctgtttcttcttcttcttcaccttcTCTGAGTTCATAAGATCTCCTGCATGTTTAATGTTGCTTCATTAGATCAAAGGAAGGCATGAAGGAGCTTGACACCTACCTGAGCAGCAAGCATGACCAGCTACTTGCAAAGTTTCTCCCACCAAGCACCTACAAGAAGAAGTCCTCCTTGGCCATTGTCGATGGCTTCTCAGTGGAGACAAACAAAGAGCAGGTACTCTTCTTTGTTCTGCAACACTTCTTGGTCATGTCATCTGCCACCAGTAATGGAATGCGATTTGTTCTTGTTGTCATCAAAACCTCAGGCAGCCATTCTTAGATCTGCAAAGGAGGTGAGGGTGGTTGAGAAGAACCAAGAACTTGCTTGACTGCATGAGATATGTGTACAACTTTGGAAAGGATAATACATTTGAATCTGTAATAGTCAGTCTGAGAGTTGCTAGGAAATTTCATAAGCTCTGTACATTGTAGTCATTGCTTGACTTGAAGATCTTTTTATTTTGTCTGTGAATCCGAAAGTTTAACATGATCTCAATAAAAAACTCATGTTGTGGCTAATGTTTTTAAGACCATCAGATCAGAGTATCTTCAGAGGAAAGCTACTGAGACTCCGAGATTGACTGACCATCAAATATGTTGGATTGCTAGCAACAAAACTACAAACAAGACTGTAATACAGATGACTCACAGCAGTTCAATACTTGGTATTCTCTCTTGTGGAATCCTGAGTGAACATGTTGATCACTTGAGTGTTTGAGTTTGAAGAGGAGACATGAGAGTTGCACAAGAAGGTACACTAGTTTCAGAAACATCAGTAAATTGCTCAGTGATCAGATATCCAGCTGAAAAGTATTCATGGTAACAAAATGCAAACATCAGTAGCTGCTAATTGTGAAACAATGCAGGTAATGCATCATGGTATCAGTAAACTCATCCCAAATCCCTAAGAGACAAAAGAACAACCAATTACATCATCCATCCACTTGCTACCATTAAAAATGAGCTGATGCAAGTACAGGGTGGTTCCTTAGTACATATCTTGTTATGATCAAATACTTGTATTACTTTCCCCGTTTGTCCATGCATCACTTTCACCTTACTGCTAAACTTGAAGTGAAACACCTTGGAGATAGTATTGATCTGGATGACATGATCTCACACTTAAACTTCCAGGCTTTGCTCTTGGCACTCTTTGATTATGATGACAAATGAGAATAGTAAATATCTTGAATAAAATGGCAAAACAAAAAGAAGACAAATGTGCCAAAATGAGGTGGAAAAAGAGTAGTGGTTAACTGGTTATTGCCAAGGCAGTGGGAAGCAAACCCTGCTACATTGAATTCACAATCATTCTGAACACAGCTACAGGAACTGACAGTCTAGCAACAGGACTGGATCTCTATCAGAGGCCACTAAGAGCTAAGAGATCAGTAAGTGTGGGCCTGTGGGGCTCTACAAATTATTGTGTATCTCTAAGCAGGTTAAGTGAAGACATAGTCAAAGCTGCAGGATGCACATAGGATGTGTCAGGAACTCATTAGACATGAATGTTGAGCATATCATGATACATATGTGGAACAAATCTTTGAAAGAAAGCTCACAGAGTATTCAATGACCATAGGTAAAGATACAACAGAAGTATATGAAGAAAAGATATCAGTATCAATCTTTGGAAGCATTCCAAAGTGAAAGAAGCTAATAACATCTCTTTGTTCTGATAGTAAGTGTAACCAATAGGTTTGTAGATCTTTAATAAGTTAAAAGCAAATAGAGACCAGCTTTTGTGTATCTCTACATGCCATTTTTCCTTGTGCTTTTGTAAGATGGATTATATCAATATCCATGGTCACATCTCTTTGTTCTAATCACGACGGCGACAAATAGATTTGAGTTAAGCTTAGTCTCAAGTAATAATGAAAAACCAGATAGCTAAGATGGTTGCCAAACAAAATTAAAATCCACATGACTTGCAGCTTATTAGGAAGAACAGATTAGTTCTGAACAATTATGAAGTTGTCCAAATTATATGGCTGTATGCAGAAGTACATGGCAAGAATGAACTCTGTTACTACAGAATACCAAACAGAGCTACAAAAAACTCTGAAACAATCAGACACAAACATCTCAAATTTGAAGactaataataatatacttcCTATCAATATAAATGTTACATAACAATCTATTAAGATTATCTACACTGACTCTTCCTAGACCCCTCATTGGCGAGAGACTTGTGCATTGAATACGTCCTTCTTATGTGTGTCGAAGGAACTGTTTGAGATGAGAATCAACTTAAAACAATTGGATAAAATTTGAAACTGTTGGCATGAAGAACAATGAGGAGTAAGAACAACCATCAAGCACAGATATTATAGCTCAGAAAACTAAATGCTAAGTTCTCTCATGATTTGTGCTGCTTATATAAACCTAAAAGTAATGGATTTACACAAGTAGCACATGCATGTCTTTGCATAATACAAACACAAGTGCTTTCACATACTTACACAGATACATCATAAGCTTTTACTTCATCATTGCGCAGAGAGTGTCACTACAATCTCCAGAAGTAGTTTCAAATGTCTGGAATGTGTAGATGCAGTCAATGTAGCAATACCGCAATGGAGGACACTCATCATAATCTCAATATGCAGGTCAAGCTCCACCATGGTAAAGCAACTGTCAGAAGCTATCCTCTGCAAGATCAAAGTTAGAACCTAGTGCCCTGCATGAGGGAAGTGGCAGGTCTGTCTCACAAAGAAATCTTTGTGACAAACACATAGTAATGATCACCCACCACAAGAATGCGCAAAAGATGATGTCCAAGGATGGTGATAAAAGATACAACTTGCACAAACACCATGACAAACGCATAAATATCTTTGAATTTTCGttacctaaggcttcaacatagcaaTTAAAAGTAGCAGAAAGAAACATCTACAGACATAAATGCATAGCTAGAATATTCAACATGATATATGGAACCTCCATGACAACACAAGAAAAAAGTCCAATTGCTGAAACAACCACACAAGTTCTACTTCCTTAATTGCTGAAACATCACTGACGAGTCATAGCATCATTCTACTTCTATCAAACTGAATATTGGCATCAAAAACTACAGAAGATTACTGAAACAAATTTTAAAAAAGCCTTGCATGTACAACAACAGCAATCGAAAGGACAAGAAGGTTGGAATCAATTACAAAGAggaatgatgtaaaatttaaaaCAGAACATCAAAATCAATTACTTTAGGAGACACTTTCGAAAATAGTATTAAATATGAGCACACCTCACATAATCTACATGCAACATGAGCACCAGATGCACATGAACTGATCATTTATTGTGTCTTTATGGTATACATCGAAAAAAGAGAGTTCTTAAACTAATTTCTGAGCTCTAAAATTTTATGCTCCATGTATGTTAGCTGAACTTTTTAATTCATTCTTCCCCAGATTgcatacaagaaaagaaaataagttaCATGAAtgcaattaaaaatttaaaaactgTGCAATATAAAAGACAACCACAACTAAAGTAAGTCAAAGTTCATTAGACGAAGCCAGTATATTTTTCaatagcatcatgtaatttcttaTGATTCTCATTAGCATAAAAACTAAGCTA
Protein-coding sequences here:
- the LOC135606125 gene encoding large ribosomal subunit protein uL10; this encodes MTVKLSKAEKKVVYDKKLCSLLDEYSKVLIAVADNVGSNQLQNIRKGLRGDSIVLMGKNTLIRRCIRIHAEKTGNKNYLNLLPLLVGNVGLIFTKGDLKEVSEEVAKYKVGAPARVGLVAPIDVVVPPGNTGLDPSQTSFFQVLNIPTKINKGTVEIITPVELIKKGEKVGSSEAALLAKLGIRPFSYGLVILSVYDNGSVFSPEVLDLSEDDLIEKFAAGISMVTSLSLAVSYPTLAAAPHMFINAYKNVLAVAIATEYTFPQAEKVKEYLKDPSKFAVAAPVVAAEAAAAPTAEPAEEKKEEPAEESDDDMGFSLFD
- the LOC103976423 gene encoding uncharacterized protein LOC103976423 — encoded protein: MADHKTQLYFVFMNFDPVYERLRADRSKEGMKELDTYLSSKHDQLLAKFLPPSTYKKKSSLAIVDGFSVETNKEQAAILRSAKEVRVVEKNQELA